The genomic DNA AAATGTAAAGCCTGAAGATGTCATCCCCCTTCCCCCATTCGAGCAGGCTCCCCATCACCGAAGGCAGCAGGGCGTTGACGACACCCGGGCCGTGCCTTCCGGGCATGGCGGTGATTCGGAGATGGGCCTCCCCCTTCACCACCGTGACCGATTCCCATGTATCCAGTCCCTCGACGGCATCAAACCCCTTCCGTCCGAGAGCTTTCGCGGCATGGACAGTGGTTACGATAGGGAGAGCCTTGCTGAGCTTTGCTTCAGCAACACGGTCCCAATGATCTCCGTGCAGATGGGAGAGAAGGCAGAGATCGAGATGCGGCAGGTCCTCGATTTCCAGCGCGGGATTAGTGCGCCTCCTGGAGGTGAGGCCGTATCCGAGATGCGCATGGTCCCCGGAGTGAAGAAAGTTCGGGTCGGTCAGGATGGTGAACCCGCCGCAGGTGATGACTGTAGTCGCCGTGCCGACGAAAAGAATGGAGCCGCTGTATTTCGATGAAATTTGGCCGTCTCCGGGTAGGGTGATGGTGCGCGCTACTGCCATAAGCTTCCTCCTTCTCCCGCCGGACGGGCAAAGGCTGGATTCATTTCAGTAACTGTAACAAAGCCGGGGAAAGCGTCAATGTCGAGAGGAAAGTGATGAGAACAAAAATTTCTTAAAGCGGCTTAACATATCGGACTGCGCTGCTATACTTGTAGGACATTAGTCCCAAGGAGACAGAAGATGAAGATACCGGCGTTTGCGTTTACCTGCACCAACTGCCACGGAGAAACCGTGATCGACTTCCATCATATCAATTTCACCCGCACCTACACATGCGGCGAGTGCAACAGGCAGTTCAAGATCTCCAAGAAGCAGGGGCTGAGCATCAGCGCCCAGCTGGAAAACTACCTTGGTTCTCTCCCGCACGAGGAACTGGTATTCGTGAAGAAACAGACTGGAGGGAGCAGGGTGACTAGACACTGAGGCCCTCCAGGGAGGGCCTCGGACATGGGTAGTGGTGCAGTGGGCAGCAGGCTTCAGGCGAGCTTGAAACGTCTCACCATTGTCTGCAGCTCACCGGCACATCGGGCAAGTTCGCCTGCCGCGCCCGATGACTGCTGCGCGCCCGTAGCGGACTGCTGAACGACCTCGTTGATCTGGTGGATATTGCTGGTTATCTCGTGAGTAGTGGCGGTCTGCTGCTCTGCCGCCGTGGCGATCTGGCTCACCTGCGTGCTGACCTCCTCGATCTTCTGGAGGATTTCCCGCAGCGCCTGCCCCGACTTTGCCGCGTCCTCGCTCCCTCGGGCAACTTCCCTTACCCCCTCGTCAATAGCGGTTACCGCCAGCTTCGTCTCCTGCTGAATCGACTTGATCATTTCCCCGATTTCCCGGGTCGCCTTGGTCGTCCGCTCGGCAAGAGCCCGCACCTCGTCTGCAACAACGGCGAAGCCGCGTCCCTGCTCGCCTGCACGTGCAGCCTCTATGGCGGCATTGAGAGCCAGCAGGTTCGTCTGGTCGGCAATATCCTCGATAGTCCCGATGATCGCTCCTATCTGCTCGGAGCGCGCCCCCAGGCTCTCCACCGTTCCGGCTGCGCCCTTTACCTGTCCGGCTATACGCTCCATACCGTCGATAGCGGCACGAATGACCGTGGAACCGGTGTTTGCCGATTCTTCGGCCTGACGCGAACTTGCCGCCGCCCGGGTACAGTTCTCCGCGATCTCTCCGGCAGTGGCTGCCATCTCTTCACTTGCCGTAGCGACCGTCCCCGCCTGCGCAACGACCTCTTCGGCACCCACCGCCAGCTGCGTAGAAGTCCCCTGCAACTGGTTTGCAGAAGAAGCGACCTGCTGCGATGTCTCGATCACATTGCTTATGAGGGACCGGAGGCTCTGCACCATCGATGCGAAGGCGCCGGTCAGCTCCCCCACCTCGTCACGGCTTCGCTGCTCCACAACGATGCTGAGATCCCCCCCCGCAATCGCAGAAGCTTTTTGGGACAGATCACGGATCGGAGCGCTGATCAGGCGGGCAATCACGAAAGCCAGCACCAGTCCTGCTGCAACGACCCCGCAGAGGACGCCAAGAATCCAGAGGCGCGATGAGGTGCTGAGCTGGAGGGCGGAATCCGCTTGTTCCTGGGTGTGCCTGAACTGAAGCTCTTCATTCTTCTCGATAGCCTTGATGGCGGCGTTGAACTGCTTGCTGGACTCGCCGCGTATCAGTGCCGCCGCCTCCTCGGTCTCATTCTTCAACGCAAGTTCGGCTATTTTGGGAGCTTCGGCAAGGTACTTTGCCCAAGCCGACTTGAATTCTTCATGGACCCGCTTTTCCTCACCATCGACCAGCGATTTATCGAGAGCCGCCAGCTCCTTTTTCATCGACTCTGCCGCTTCGGCGTTACGCTTTATGTATTTCTGCTTCCCTTCTTCGTCCTGTGACAGGGTCAGCAGAAGTTCACCACGCCGGTAGCTGCCGACCAGGGAGTTCACCTTGGAGAGCCCCTGCACCACCGGCAGTTTCTCCTTGTCAATGTCCTTGGTTATGGCGCTGATGGCGCCAATCCGGCTGATGGCGAACATGCCCAGGAAGATCGTGAGGCAGAGGACGGCAAGAAACGATAGAACCAGCTTGGCGTTGATACTGAGATTTCTGAAAAATTGCATATGCCCCCCGATTGCGTAAACTTTTTTTACAGCATGTGGAAAAAATGTTTACGCTCTTTATCGGAGTGCCGGATGGTGAAGTTGAGAAGAGAGATTAAAAAGGAGATGGAACCGCCACTGTCGCAGGAAAAAAAATTGTTACCTTCATAATGCCCTGCCTATACTGGCAGTAGGGGCTAGCTGTACGGATCGGCCACATCCTTAGGGGCTTCGGCGGGATGCTCCTCGATGGGCGTTCTGTCCTTGACAGAGAAAACTTCGATGGCGGACTTCCCCTCAAGAGGGCAGACGTTCTCGCAAATGCCGCAGCCGTTGCAGATCTCCTCCACTACGTAAGGCATCTTCACCGTTACCGTTTTGCCGCTGAAGTCGGTCAGCGTAACCACCTCGGAGCGGATCGCCTTCTGCGGAATCGGGCAGTGCTCTTCGCATACGATGCAGTCGATGCGGTGGGCAAAGGGGATGCAGTGGTTCTTGTCGAGAACAGCCTTGCCGATGACTTCCCGCCGCTTCTGGCCGGGGGGGAGATCCGGGATGGCACCGGTGGGACATACCTGTCCGCAAAGGGTGCAATTGTACTCGCAGTAGCCGAGCCTGGGGATCAGTACCGGCGTGTACAGACCCTCTATGCCCGCCTGGAACATGCCGGGGTAGAGGGCGCTCCGCAGACAGACCTTCATGCACTCGCCGCAGCGGACGCACTTCTTGAGAAACTCCTCCTCGTCGCGCACCCCCGGAGGGCGAAGCATGCGGGCCTGGGCGGTGGGCTCCCGGAAACGGAAGAGCCGCGCCAGGAAAAACCCGGAAAGGAGCCCGCCGATGAGGACGCGGCGCTCCATGAGAGG from Geobacter sp. DSM 9736 includes the following:
- a CDS encoding MBL fold metallo-hydrolase, with protein sequence MAVARTITLPGDGQISSKYSGSILFVGTATTVITCGGFTILTDPNFLHSGDHAHLGYGLTSRRRTNPALEIEDLPHLDLCLLSHLHGDHWDRVAEAKLSKALPIVTTVHAAKALGRKGFDAVEGLDTWESVTVVKGEAHLRITAMPGRHGPGVVNALLPSVMGSLLEWGKGDDIFRLYISGDTLMHDELSQVPKRYPNINLALLHLGGTKVLGVLVTMDARQGIEAIRLIRPRTAIPIHYNDYTVFKSSLEDFQKAVREAGLEDRVHYLNHGDTYIFTMPGSRET
- a CDS encoding methyl-accepting chemotaxis protein, whose amino-acid sequence is MQFFRNLSINAKLVLSFLAVLCLTIFLGMFAISRIGAISAITKDIDKEKLPVVQGLSKVNSLVGSYRRGELLLTLSQDEEGKQKYIKRNAEAAESMKKELAALDKSLVDGEEKRVHEEFKSAWAKYLAEAPKIAELALKNETEEAAALIRGESSKQFNAAIKAIEKNEELQFRHTQEQADSALQLSTSSRLWILGVLCGVVAAGLVLAFVIARLISAPIRDLSQKASAIAGGDLSIVVEQRSRDEVGELTGAFASMVQSLRSLISNVIETSQQVASSANQLQGTSTQLAVGAEEVVAQAGTVATASEEMAATAGEIAENCTRAAASSRQAEESANTGSTVIRAAIDGMERIAGQVKGAAGTVESLGARSEQIGAIIGTIEDIADQTNLLALNAAIEAARAGEQGRGFAVVADEVRALAERTTKATREIGEMIKSIQQETKLAVTAIDEGVREVARGSEDAAKSGQALREILQKIEEVSTQVSQIATAAEQQTATTHEITSNIHQINEVVQQSATGAQQSSGAAGELARCAGELQTMVRRFKLA